A genomic window from Osmia bicornis bicornis chromosome 6, iOsmBic2.1, whole genome shotgun sequence includes:
- the LOC114874924 gene encoding reticulocyte-binding protein homolog 1-like, which yields MLLHIISCRTKEYIETTVDKEMLNKVGYKMEDLELKVNILTYKMQYGCWPLPHQVKKSNFRKHLRNLRLTMSSPNDRNNWIKHVLLSPRRNESYASYPKYDYRSTHGLTELFDARKKIVYPYLRQENLPVERSSKSSKSSSDKSLKLNSIFKRKLNRNVREASINERFEMQNRNAISLPLFSRNRNNKSTSKLSKDSRRFKSKIMTGACKEFVRTMDECKRYLKELHDSNKNLGLVCTSSNTSDESSIKDWSEIQQQKCEKENKTDKTDKEETDLKKTDTGQETKEQCLELSNAICPTLKFSDKRIVPSKMNITFCTDMFPPKSVSNMLISDEPSNRTKFIKTSQEALYRVKRKLESLHNVLRMYEMQNIEAKASAGLQESNNKIQSICQNVVKTIVPAITEADKWNDSKKNRVNFNIDTRKNPDEAQRTVYNSSEHDSDATAKSSMGSVHSYSATFDACPINDPRYLFPNRCESNIYPSIAKLGLMHDRKIVYSSSSKYGKIPERVYYTISSDSDEGKDVKKKKETRVKKHLDPLPDMYIDKNEEKSFGFSDQYPVPMETDEDLMIMSPRSSHTEMSKDSESEDKSTALLLQEALQFKKALLTRVELEKVCYIEQKKDDTNDQTECDKYTYVNNNLQSKFLDIITEEQSVSSSTDKTSLTYMFYNVKQEKEQPRSSMVNNNISEIRDSCTYKGCLNSKDNLSSPSEYFSFTNIIQENKNQLPILKHNYFQQNVPTEMIPSNVEIKCFKDVSRKSNVKLTEMHYANCLNASNADTNKQKICYEYINEKENFGKQLLHLNNKSEFMNQSIHSVELYSENLDEATLNEENENSSACVTTNFLNSEQYINVTYDKGTNDSVINTKINVTNDEKYIKDNEIPTHIPNFNLKRHPGACSLIEQVLVADIGKEAETNMMLENDNEIYELSATESKETSTETNLIQDSLTSSINHSNDSNIPEPPSVTVLINKSLEEEKLNLNWLNVNRKFSDDCVNETNIKTSSTNTITLLKYDTADNHTKIHHDQNTQLKDENKNLITGNPFANLDKEDLNNEADYYKSYSTHVSPHSSLYFTDEASSSTIKLNSHSVSLENHLHSNLYVLKNNEGKLKDEDLKGIKNAETASNENKIMNVTITRNNEETSKQILSNCESNVYSKNDLPSPKNDIKSTNVLETEKPDSNNSNLLSSKTMNVTPNKIESNLLLDSMERLNVDHKYFSPNTSPREIFPAETNQYESVKSKSHESYAPKLEKLEKSDLRSELLSSDQIRSESNKNSAEPRRAVENNIKLDRKRSQSQTSFRTNQIPKQVASRSHESPVSNISTINDTKSLENKLKLKDHIKCLSPTPKTSSKSCIPILKSRLEAARRSDNETRPKSPMRGPLTMTMLWKDNLCNKNDNVMDEIQVEGKSESNNQYTKLNNSCVEKSDGNNNRTDTTKSPRIVQNTIKNTGNNIAQQEQVVIYVNIFTKQDHNTTKIVDPNKFLEYIKNRELNIQKEVESEDKIKNKIHETRTENENSRMHKIVTIVSSVINGNELDQQNASTIKTQSGSLLNILTNDQLKNLCFLSVEQREIDVTAKPSVIDTSTSISDLENVLGQSESVLNKFQICGIPRELNNEEYVTLLEILHQEANFVHLQELQNVCEKLVSEDLKSK from the exons ATGTTACTGCATATAATATCCTGCAGAACAAAAGAATATATTGAGACTACTGTAGATAAGGAGATGCTTAACAAAGTCGGATACAAAATGGAAGACCTAGAACTGAAAGTTAATATACTGACATACAAAATGCAATATGGATGTTGGCCATTGCCTCATCAAGTCAAGAAATCAAACTTCAGGAAACATTTGAGAAATCTTAGGTTAACCATGTCCAGTCCGAACGATCGAAATAACTGGATAAAACATGTGCTGTTAAG tCCAAGAAGAAACGAGTCATATGCTTCGTACCCAAAATACGATTATCGTTCTACGCATGGTCTAACAGAACTGTTCGATGCAAGGAAAAAGATCGTGTATCCGTATCTTCGGCAAGAGAACTTGCCAGTAGAGCGTAGCAGTAAATCATCGAAAAGTAGCAGCGATAAATCTCTAAA ACTGAATTCGATATTCAAAAGAAAACTGAACAGAAACGTTCGAGAAGCGTCGATAAACGAACGTTTCGAGATGCAAAATCGAAACGCTATATCGCTTCCGTTGTTCTCGAGAAATAGAAACAATAAATCCACAAGCAAACTGAGCAAAGATTCGAGACGTTTCAAGAGCAAGATAATGACCGGAGCTTGCAAGGAGTTCGTGAGAACCATGGACGAGTGTAAAAGATACTTGAAGGAATTACACGACAGCAATAAAAATCTTGGCTTAGTTTGTACTTCCTCTAACACAAGCGACGAATCCTCCATCAAAGATTGGTCAGAGATACAG CAACAAAAGTGTGAGAAAGAAAACAAGACCGATAAGACCGATAAGGAAGAAACAGATTTGAAGAAAACAGATACAGGACAAGAAACTAAGGAACAATGTTTAGAACTGTCTAACGCCATTTGTCCCACACTGAAATTCAGCGATAAACGCATAGTTCCGTCCAAAATGAATATAACATTTTGCACCGACATGTTTCCACCAAAATCCGTCTCGAACATGTTAATATCAGATGAACCGTCTAACCGAACGAAATTCATAAAAACGTCCCAAGAGGCTCTGTACCGAGTGAAGAGAAAACTGGAAAGTCTACACAATGTCTTACGCATGTACGAGATGCAGAATATAGAAGCGAAAGCATCGGCAGGGTTGCaagaaagtaataataaaatacagagTATCTGTCAGAACGTTGTGAAGACAATCGTCCCTGCTATAACAGAGGCCGACAAGTGGAACGAtagtaaaaaaaatagagtGAATTTTAATATCGACACCAGAAAGAACCCCGATGAAGCGCAACGTACAGTGTACAACAGCTCGGAACATGACAGCGATGCAACTGCTAAAAGTTCAATGGGATCTGTTCACAGTTACTCCGCTACGTTCGACGCTTGTCCGATCAATGATCCTCGGTACTTGTTTCCGAACAGGTGCGAATCAAATATATACCCTTCCATCGCTAAATTGGGCTTGATGCATGacagaaaaattgtatattctTCTAGCAGTAAATATGGAAAGATACCTGAAAGAGTATATTATACTATTTCATCCGATTCAGATGAAGGAAAAGAcgttaagaaaaaaaaagaaacaagggTAAAGAAACATTTAGACCCCCTACCagatatgtacattgataagaatgaagaaaaatcATTTGGCTTCTCTGATCAATATCCAGTTCCAATGGAAACCGATGAAGACTTGATGATAATGTCGCCAAGATCAAGCCATACAGAGATGTCAAAGGATAGCGAGTCTGAAGATAAATCCACAGCACTGTTGCTACAAGAAGCACTGCAATTTAAGAAAGCATTGTTAACACGTGTTGAACTTGAAAAAGTATGCTACATAGAGCAGAAGAAAGATGATACGAATGATCAAACTGAATGTGACAAGTACACTTACGTTAACAATAATCTTCAATCAAAGTTCCTGGATATCATAACGGAGGAACAGTCTGTTAGTAGTTCTACCGACAAAACCAGTCTAACTTACATGTtttataatgtaaaacaagAGAAAGAACAGCCACGCTCTTCTAtggttaataataatatatcaGAAATTAGGGATTCATGTACGTATAAAGGATGTTTGAATTCAAAAGACAATCTTAGTTCGCCTTCAGAATATTTCAGTTTCACTAATATAATCCAAGAAAACAAGAACCAGTTACCTATACTGAAACACAATTACTTTCAACAAAATGTACCTACAGAAATGATTCCTAGTAATGtggaaataaaatgttttaaagaTGTTTCAAGAAAGTCTAATGTAAAACTTACAGAAATGCATTACGCAAACTGCTTGAATGCTTCGAATGCAGATACGAATAAGCAGAAAATTTGTTACGAGTACATAAATGAGAAAGAGAACTTTGGGAAGCAATTATTACATTTGAATAACAAAAGTGAGTTTATGAATCAAAGTATTCATAGCGTGGAATTGTATTCAGAAAATTTAGACGAAGCTACTctaaatgaagaaaatgaaaattcaagtGCATGTGTAACTACTAATTTCTTAAACTCTGAGCAATATATTAATGTGACCTACGATAAAGGCACAAACGACAGTGTAATAAATACAAAGATAAATGTAACGAATGATGAGAAGTACATTAAAGATAACGAAATTCCAACGCACattccaaatttcaatttaaaaagacaTCCAGGTGCATGTTCGCTGATCGAACAAGTGCTAGTAGCAGACATAGGAAAGGAAGCAGAAACGAATATGATGCttgaaaatgataatgaaataTACGAACTCTCGGCCACTGAAAGTAAAGAAACTTCAACTGAAACGAATCTAATACAGGATTCATTAACGTCAAGCATCAATCACTCGAACGATTCTAATATTCCTGAACCACCATCTGTAACAGTATTGATTAATAAATCATTAGAGgaagagaaattaaatttaaattggtTAAATGTCAACCGTAAGTTCAGTGACGATTGTGTTAATGAAACGAACATAAAAACATCATCAACGAACACAATTACTCTTCTAAAATATGATACAGCAGATAATCATACAAAAATTCATCACGATCAAAACACTCAactgaaggatgaaaataaaaatttaatcacAGGAAATCCATTTGCAAATCTGGATAAAGAAGATTTAAATAACGAGGCGGACTACTACAAATCTTATTCCACCCACGTTTCTCCACACAGTAGTTTATATTTTACTGATGAGGCCTCAAGTTCCACTATAAAATTGAACAGCCATTCGGTGAGTCTTGAAAACCATTTACATTCAAATTTATATGTACTGAAAAATAATGAAGGAAAGCTTAAAGATGAAGATTTAAAAGGCATTAAAAACGCAGAAACTGCGTCAAACGAGAACAAGATAATGAATGTTACAATTACAAGAAATAATGAAGAAACATCTAAACAAATATTATCAAACTGTGAGAGCAATGTGTACAGTAAAAATGATTTACCTTCTcctaaaaatgatataaaaagcACAAATGTATTAGAAACTGAAAAACCTGACAGTAATAACTCTAACTTGTTATCGTCAAAAACTATGAATGTTACGCCTAACAAAATAGAATCTAATTTATTGTTAGATTCCATGGAAAGATTAAATGTAGACCACAAATATTTCTCACCTAATACCTCGCCTCGTGAAATTTTTCCAGCAGAAACGAATCAATATGAATCGGTAAAATCAAAAAGTCATGAAAGCTATGCTccaaaattggaaaaattggaGAAGTCAGACCTAAGATCCGAGTTGTTGAGCAGCGATCAAATCAGAAgtgaaagtaataaaaattctgCTGAGCCAAGACGTGctgtagaaaataatattaagcTAGATAGAAAAAGATCCCAATCACAAACAAGCTTTCGAACGAACCaaataccaaaacaagttgcTTCACGATCACACGAATCTCCGGTAAGCAATATAAGTACCATAAATGATACAAAATCgctggaaaataaattgaaattgaaagatcatataaaatgtttatcaCCAACACCGAAGACATCTTCAAAGTCTTGTATACCAATTCTGAAAAGCAGACTAGAAGCAGCTCGTCGATCAGACAATGAAACACGACCTAAAAGTCCGATGAGAGGACCATTAACGATGACTATGCTCTGGAAAGAtaatttatgtaataaaaacGACAATGTAATGGACGAGATACAAGTAGAAGGTAAATCAGAGAGTAATAAtcaatatacaaaattaaacaacAGCTGTGTAGAAAAATCAGATGGTAATAATAATCGTACTGATACTACGAAATCACCAAGAATCGTAcaaaatacaattaaaaatactgGTAATAATATTGCTCAGCAGGAACAAGTGGTAATATACGTTAATATATTCACAAAACAAGATCATAATACAACAAAAATTGTAGATCCAAataaatttttggaatatattaaaaatagagaattaaatatacaaaaagAAGTAGAAAGTGAAGATAagataaagaataaaattcatgaaaccaggacagaaaatgaaaatagtagGATGCATAAAATTGTTACTATCGTTTCTTCTGTTATAAATGGCAACGAATTAGATCAGCAAAATGCATCTACCATTAAAACGCAAAGTGGATCGTtgttgaatattttaacaaacgatcaattaaaaaatctgTGTTTTCTTTCCGTCGAACAACGAGAAATCGACGTGACCGCTAAACCATCTGTTATCGATACAAGTACTTCGATCTCGGATTTAGAAAATGTTTTAGGTCAATCGGAAAGCGTATTAAATAAGTTTCAAATATGCGGAATACCTAGAGAACTGAACAACGAAGAATACGTAACATTATTGGAGATCCTTCATCAAGAGGCAAATTTTGTACACCTACAAGAATTGCAAAATGTCTGCGAAAAACTCGTGTCAGAAGATTTAAAATCAAAGTGA